In Microbacterium laevaniformans, a single window of DNA contains:
- the nrdI gene encoding class Ib ribonucleoside-diphosphate reductase assembly flavoprotein NrdI — protein MPTLTSAPLLVYFSSVSGNTARFIEKLGLPAVRIPLAPGDAPLEVDEPFVLVTPTYGGGQGRGEEKGAVPKQVIRFLNDERHRHLIRGVISAGNTNFGESFCRAGDIISRKCTVPHLYRLELFGTPDDVARVSDGLERWWKLQ, from the coding sequence ATGCCGACACTGACGAGCGCCCCGCTGCTCGTCTACTTCTCGAGCGTGTCGGGCAACACGGCGCGATTCATCGAGAAGCTCGGTCTGCCGGCCGTCCGCATCCCGCTCGCCCCTGGCGACGCACCTCTTGAGGTCGACGAGCCCTTCGTGCTCGTGACACCGACCTACGGAGGCGGCCAGGGGCGCGGCGAGGAGAAGGGCGCCGTTCCCAAACAGGTGATCCGGTTCCTCAACGACGAGCGCCATCGTCACCTCATCCGCGGAGTGATCTCCGCGGGAAACACCAATTTCGGCGAGTCGTTCTGTCGCGCCGGTGACATCATCAGCCGCAAGTGCACCGTGCCGCACTTGTACCGGCTCGAACTTTTCGGCACGCCCGACGACGTCGCCCGTGTGAGCGACGGATTGGAACGATGGTGGAAGCTGCAGTGA
- the nrdH gene encoding glutaredoxin-like protein NrdH translates to MAITVYTKPSCVQCNATYRALDSKGIDYEVLDLSEDPAALEHVKSLGYLQAPVVVTDEDHWSGFRPDKIDELASRLA, encoded by the coding sequence ATGGCAATCACCGTCTACACCAAGCCCTCGTGCGTGCAGTGCAATGCGACCTACCGCGCACTGGACTCGAAGGGTATCGACTACGAAGTGCTCGACCTCTCGGAGGACCCGGCGGCGCTCGAGCACGTGAAGTCGCTCGGGTACCTGCAGGCTCCGGTCGTCGTCACCGACGAAGACCACTGGTCGGGCTTCCGTCCCGACAAGATCGACGAGCTCGCGAGCCGTCTGGCCTGA
- a CDS encoding MFS transporter codes for MAGYRELLRTQGVARIIAAQLTARFPNGMTSLAILLHVEQMTGSYASAGLVLAAASVGQATAGPVTSRWMGRWGMRRVLTLTTAVCAAALLALALIPLGVAGYMVFGLIAGLSTPPVQSAVRTIYPKLVNARQLTALFSLDASLQEIIWILAPVIITLVATQIGTVPALLLIVSILVAGGAWFILSPEVGRVRIPRSRRAFGKVLGKPVVLLATVIGFLLIGACAAVEAAVVATFGHGGLEAGLVLAVFSVGSLAGGLAFGHVPMGPWAMARRMSVVAVGLVASVFVVGDIGASTPWWVGACLVVAGVGIAPALAVMFAMTSASVKFSETAEAYGWIGTGQLIGAALGSAVAGFLIDSTGPAGAYAAAAGFAIVGALVSTLSARGFPDLRGRDASPIPDTEPVPVIT; via the coding sequence GTGGCGGGATACCGGGAACTGTTGCGCACGCAGGGCGTGGCGCGCATCATCGCGGCACAGCTGACCGCGCGCTTTCCGAACGGGATGACGAGCCTGGCGATTCTGCTCCACGTCGAGCAGATGACGGGCTCCTACGCCTCTGCCGGGCTGGTGCTGGCGGCGGCATCCGTGGGTCAGGCGACGGCCGGCCCCGTCACCAGCCGGTGGATGGGCCGCTGGGGCATGCGGCGCGTCCTCACACTGACGACCGCCGTGTGCGCGGCGGCGCTGCTCGCCCTCGCCCTGATCCCCCTCGGGGTCGCCGGATACATGGTGTTCGGACTCATCGCGGGCCTGTCCACCCCTCCCGTGCAGTCGGCCGTGCGCACGATCTACCCCAAGCTCGTCAACGCACGGCAGTTGACGGCGCTGTTCTCCCTCGACGCGAGCCTGCAGGAGATCATCTGGATCCTCGCGCCGGTCATCATCACCCTCGTCGCCACCCAGATCGGCACGGTGCCGGCGCTGCTGCTGATCGTCTCGATCCTCGTCGCCGGCGGGGCCTGGTTCATCCTCTCCCCCGAAGTCGGGCGCGTGCGCATCCCGCGCAGCCGCCGCGCGTTCGGCAAGGTGCTGGGAAAGCCCGTGGTCCTCCTCGCCACGGTGATCGGCTTCCTCCTCATCGGCGCGTGCGCGGCGGTCGAGGCCGCTGTGGTCGCGACCTTCGGCCACGGCGGCTTGGAGGCCGGTCTCGTCCTGGCGGTCTTCTCCGTCGGCAGTCTCGCCGGAGGCCTCGCGTTCGGACATGTCCCCATGGGGCCGTGGGCCATGGCGCGACGCATGAGCGTTGTCGCCGTCGGTCTCGTCGCCTCCGTCTTCGTCGTCGGCGACATCGGAGCGTCCACCCCGTGGTGGGTCGGCGCCTGCCTCGTCGTCGCGGGCGTCGGCATCGCCCCGGCGCTGGCCGTCATGTTCGCGATGACCTCGGCATCCGTGAAGTTCAGCGAGACCGCCGAAGCGTACGGCTGGATCGGCACGGGACAGCTCATCGGCGCGGCCCTCGGCTCGGCCGTCGCCGGCTTCCTCATCGACAGCACCGGGCCCGCCGGCGCATACGCCGCCGCGGCCGGATTCGCGATCGTGGGCGCGCTGGTCTCGACGCTCTCCGCGCGGGGCTTCCCCGACCTGCGCGGACGCGACGCGAGCCCGATCCCCGACACCGAACCCGTCCCCGTCATCACCTGA
- a CDS encoding alpha/beta fold hydrolase, with protein MTAAVTLPRLSWGDVRARRRALLVHGLGSTGALMWRYGVALADAGWLATAVDLRGHGAAPRTLDYSIDAYAADVGQTRTDDGGPWDLVIGHSLGGAAVTVASAADPDWTRRVVLIDPAIRLADRDRENVRVGQEQSFADPSIDAVRAEHASWHPLDVELKARAAQQASRWAVEQTSLQNTPWDVRAAAARLSVPTHVIAADPEVFSIFQGEVAAEVLRNPLITMSVVTGAGHSPHRDLPEDTMRHLLDTLG; from the coding sequence ATGACTGCCGCTGTGACCCTGCCCCGGCTCTCGTGGGGCGACGTGCGCGCCCGACGTCGCGCACTGCTCGTGCACGGACTCGGATCGACCGGTGCCCTCATGTGGCGCTACGGCGTGGCCCTGGCGGATGCCGGGTGGCTCGCGACGGCCGTCGACCTGCGCGGCCACGGCGCCGCGCCACGCACGCTGGACTACAGCATCGACGCGTACGCGGCCGACGTGGGCCAGACGCGCACCGACGACGGCGGGCCCTGGGACCTCGTCATCGGGCACTCGCTCGGCGGCGCCGCGGTCACCGTGGCGAGCGCCGCCGACCCCGACTGGACCCGTCGAGTGGTGCTCATCGACCCCGCGATCCGTCTCGCGGACCGCGACCGCGAGAACGTCCGCGTCGGGCAGGAGCAGTCCTTCGCCGACCCGTCGATCGACGCGGTGCGGGCGGAGCACGCCAGCTGGCATCCGCTCGACGTCGAGCTGAAGGCCCGCGCCGCGCAGCAGGCGAGCCGCTGGGCGGTCGAGCAGACCAGCCTGCAGAACACGCCGTGGGACGTGCGTGCGGCCGCAGCGAGGCTCTCGGTGCCGACGCACGTGATCGCGGCGGACCCGGAGGTGTTCTCGATCTTCCAGGGCGAGGTGGCCGCCGAGGTGCTCCGCAACCCGCTCATCACGATGTCGGTGGTGACCGGGGCCGGGCACTCCCCGCACCGCGATCTCCCGGAGGACACGATGCGCCATCTCCTCGACACCCTCGGCTGA
- a CDS encoding pilus assembly protein CpaE — protein sequence MISTELALALRDAGLLWRPASGDRFQLDEPEFEADVFTVSEMTIEPRQYATGAILAFNGTTEWALDAVAQTDALWLPREDQLRELLRGAFRRLERLADTHRVEIEFAGETHAFEHPQPEDAYALAVLHVLRRIS from the coding sequence ATGATCTCCACCGAGTTGGCCCTCGCCCTGCGCGATGCCGGTCTGCTGTGGCGCCCGGCATCCGGGGACCGATTTCAGCTCGACGAGCCGGAGTTCGAAGCGGATGTCTTCACCGTGAGCGAGATGACGATCGAGCCGCGGCAGTACGCGACCGGGGCGATCCTCGCCTTCAACGGCACGACCGAGTGGGCGCTGGACGCGGTCGCCCAGACCGATGCGCTCTGGCTGCCGCGAGAGGATCAGCTGCGGGAGCTGCTGCGCGGCGCGTTCCGCCGACTGGAACGGCTCGCCGACACCCACCGCGTCGAGATCGAGTTCGCCGGCGAAACGCACGCGTTCGAGCATCCCCAGCCCGAAGACGCGTACGCCCTCGCGGTGCTGCACGTGCTGCGCCGCATCTCCTGA